From a single Sphingobium lignivorans genomic region:
- a CDS encoding aldehyde dehydrogenase family protein, translating to MRFGDADLDALARAANDSVYGLSAYVWTRDLAATHGLAKRLRAGSVKVNGAGMEFALPFGGFRQSGLGRENGRYGVEAFTETKAVMIDY from the coding sequence ATGCGCTTTGGCGATGCGGACCTCGACGCGCTAGCTCGCGCCGCGAACGACAGCGTCTATGGGCTTTCCGCCTATGTCTGGACGCGCGATCTGGCGGCGACCCATGGCCTCGCGAAGCGGCTGCGTGCCGGATCGGTGAAAGTGAACGGGGCTGGGATGGAGTTCGCCTTGCCGTTCGGCGGCTTCCGCCAGTCCGGACTGGGTCGCGAAAATGGCCGCTATGGCGTGGAAGCGTTCACCGAGACCAAGGCGGTGATGATCGATTACTGA
- a CDS encoding tyrosine-type recombinase/integrase, translating into MSWTVYSNDGQRKYLTHNEIKAFLRSAKRHSASTYAFCWILAITGCRISEALSLTDQSIDFESKQVIIRCLKKRQKRVYRAIPLPTELLVSLNNWMKQGVLERPRLWPWSRMTAYRHVCQIMREAGIAGSFATPKGLRHGFAVRAIQSDVPLNLVQRWLGHADIKTTAIYTNATGPEERELASRLWSGRSERGVRHGQSGPKRSVIRGTVQATPAGIETPASVRLTPHFLMPYQDVGSCVGGKGSTSELACPPSGSGKFATAIRHREQSGAIPSCCLLHFWLNCNTEKRNISTSYSISSTI; encoded by the coding sequence ATGTCTTGGACAGTTTATAGCAATGATGGTCAGAGAAAATATTTAACACATAACGAGATAAAGGCATTTTTGAGGTCGGCTAAAAGACATTCCGCGTCTACATATGCTTTCTGCTGGATACTGGCGATCACCGGTTGCCGAATATCTGAAGCGCTTTCCCTTACAGATCAAAGCATTGACTTCGAATCCAAGCAAGTCATCATCCGCTGCCTCAAGAAGAGGCAGAAGCGCGTTTACAGGGCCATTCCCCTGCCGACGGAATTGCTTGTCAGTCTGAACAACTGGATGAAACAGGGTGTCCTGGAACGTCCAAGACTTTGGCCCTGGTCGCGAATGACGGCGTATCGCCATGTCTGCCAAATCATGCGGGAAGCCGGTATTGCCGGGAGTTTCGCGACACCCAAGGGCCTTCGTCATGGTTTCGCGGTTCGCGCCATCCAGTCGGACGTTCCATTGAATCTTGTACAACGCTGGCTGGGTCACGCCGATATCAAGACCACTGCGATCTATACCAACGCCACGGGCCCGGAAGAGCGTGAACTGGCCTCCCGTTTGTGGTCGGGGCGGTCAGAACGCGGCGTCAGGCATGGACAATCTGGTCCGAAACGGTCGGTAATACGGGGTACGGTGCAAGCAACGCCAGCGGGTATTGAGACTCCGGCGAGCGTGCGCCTTACGCCCCATTTCCTCATGCCTTATCAGGATGTTGGTTCATGCGTTGGGGGCAAGGGGTCGACCAGTGAACTGGCCTGCCCGCCGAGCGGATCAGGCAAATTCGCAACGGCGATCAGGCATAGAGAGCAATCTGGAGCAATTCCGTCTTGTTGCCTGTTACACTTTTGGCTAAACTGTAACACAGAAAAACGAAATATATCAACTTCTTACTCCATAAGCAGCACGATATGA
- a CDS encoding EAL domain-containing protein: MARFTLRADNFTQVRLAYGEEAAALALDELAGRVNRLLRGSGSATPELDGRVDCRLSSLAAMEDAASADACRSWLWSLCAAMSCLPVEAGEGSVLLLLSGAWDLPPPSVAPEELRGIAPWQHETVAGDADRAPGSRAERYRADMALAADLMSAISPDAAARPDADRLLLLWQPVRDAREPEDSLYYEALLRVVDRDGERLSPQSTLGAFERLGLSRVLDHHIVSRVLTELELDPDVRLGVNISAYSARRDPWWDDVARRLRAMPSVARRLTIEITETAALPDISAAVRFVTCMKRLGCHIALDDFGAGYASIRHLLALAPDVVKIDRAFLQRATLDDRGRGVFTHLAGLAASLAPTVIAEGVETEDQAALCRSLGIDWQQGYLWGRPSAGRVWRVAGDWRSAAVLARPNAAHFSVAPPAMLPGASPVSAAFIGPAGAGA, from the coding sequence GTGGCACGTTTCACGTTGCGGGCCGACAATTTCACCCAGGTCCGGCTTGCTTATGGTGAGGAAGCGGCGGCTCTAGCACTGGACGAGCTTGCGGGGCGCGTGAACCGGCTGCTGCGGGGGAGCGGCAGCGCGACGCCGGAACTTGACGGGCGGGTCGATTGCCGGCTCTCCAGCCTTGCGGCGATGGAAGATGCCGCGTCTGCGGACGCGTGCCGGTCCTGGCTCTGGTCCCTCTGCGCCGCCATGTCATGCCTGCCCGTGGAGGCGGGTGAGGGCAGCGTCCTCCTGTTGCTCTCGGGCGCCTGGGACCTGCCACCGCCTTCCGTCGCGCCGGAGGAGCTACGCGGCATCGCTCCCTGGCAGCATGAAACCGTCGCAGGCGATGCCGATCGCGCGCCGGGTTCCCGGGCCGAGCGCTACCGCGCGGACATGGCGCTCGCGGCGGACTTGATGAGTGCGATTTCGCCCGATGCGGCGGCCCGGCCGGACGCGGACCGTCTCCTGCTGCTTTGGCAGCCGGTCCGCGACGCGCGGGAGCCGGAGGACAGTCTCTATTATGAAGCGCTGTTGCGCGTCGTCGACCGGGATGGCGAGAGGTTGTCGCCCCAGTCGACCCTTGGCGCTTTCGAGCGGCTGGGCCTCTCGCGGGTCCTGGATCATCACATTGTCTCCCGCGTGCTCACCGAGCTGGAGCTGGATCCCGACGTCCGTCTCGGGGTGAACATCTCCGCCTACAGCGCGCGCCGTGACCCCTGGTGGGACGACGTGGCACGGCGGCTGCGGGCGATGCCCTCCGTGGCGCGGCGACTTACCATAGAGATCACCGAGACAGCGGCCCTGCCGGATATTTCGGCTGCGGTGCGCTTCGTCACGTGCATGAAGCGGCTCGGCTGCCATATCGCGCTCGACGATTTCGGCGCGGGCTATGCGTCGATCCGGCATCTGCTCGCGCTCGCGCCGGATGTCGTGAAGATCGACCGGGCATTCCTGCAAAGGGCGACCCTCGATGATCGGGGACGGGGCGTCTTCACGCATCTTGCCGGTCTTGCCGCGTCCCTCGCACCGACCGTCATCGCCGAGGGTGTGGAAACGGAGGATCAGGCGGCGTTGTGCCGGTCCCTGGGCATCGACTGGCAGCAGGGTTATCTCTGGGGTCGGCCGAGCGCGGGGCGCGTCTGGCGGGTTGCGGGCGACTGGAGAAGTGCTGCGGTGCTCGCGCGCCCCAATGCTGCTCACTTCTCCGTAGCGCCTCCCGCGATGCTGCCGGGCGCGTCGCCTGTTTCGGCGGCCTTCATCGGCCCTGCCGGAGCGGGCGCGTGA
- a CDS encoding ShlB/FhaC/HecB family hemolysin secretion/activation protein, with the protein MFFHIIGSKRLSTFGQAEAGTYLCRIGAMARPALAGLVLAACPAFAQQSPAPPPVPSTLDPNRIRENIEPLPELPRTPPPLPGPASEQQAPEAAAATRFVWRTIRIEGAQALPLDRLMAEWGHAPGAEVSVEDVFRFANAITRLYAREGYLLSFAVVPQQRIEEGDVTIRVVEGFVEAIRFTGDPLPGGPGGPVAALAHRIMRARPLTNADFERYLLLINDIPGVRVAATVSASPGTPGGSVVTLNISRDKAAAEVGYNSYLPSSLDTHVIGGSLSLYGTVAARDRIRIDGWKSALGDAHWSLGGEYATFIGTDGLAVSLSGFYSNTDPVAPLLELLDYQGKAINVRLAARYPLIRSRVRNLDVEFAASLANSESDILDVAEMRDRLRTVSLGVSYSFSSGDQSSTAIRLGTEHGLRVLDARGNSRANGVPDYMVLTMEAQRLQPIGRALGGQVSLLMAAQGQYANRGPLLSAAECSLGGRRFGRRFDSGEVTGDHCLLGSMELRWSLPVRLGGDAPGGLQLYGFLDGGTLRQKGALLPGERRQRGAMSAGGGVRIETSRYISGSFEVSRALTAPTGSPLERSVRAMGSVWLRF; encoded by the coding sequence GTGTTTTTCCACATCATCGGTTCAAAGCGCCTGTCGACTTTCGGTCAGGCGGAGGCGGGAACTTATCTCTGCCGGATCGGCGCGATGGCCCGGCCCGCGCTGGCAGGCCTGGTACTGGCGGCTTGTCCGGCCTTTGCCCAGCAGAGTCCGGCGCCGCCACCCGTGCCCTCCACGCTGGATCCGAACCGGATCCGCGAGAACATCGAGCCGCTGCCGGAGCTGCCGCGCACGCCCCCGCCCTTGCCGGGGCCGGCGAGCGAGCAGCAGGCACCGGAGGCCGCCGCAGCCACGCGGTTCGTCTGGCGGACCATCCGGATCGAGGGGGCGCAGGCGCTGCCGCTCGATCGGCTCATGGCGGAGTGGGGCCATGCCCCAGGCGCCGAGGTGTCCGTGGAAGACGTGTTCCGCTTCGCCAACGCGATCACGCGCCTATATGCGCGGGAAGGCTATCTGCTTTCCTTCGCCGTAGTTCCCCAGCAGCGGATCGAGGAGGGGGATGTGACGATCCGCGTGGTCGAGGGCTTCGTCGAGGCGATCCGCTTCACGGGCGATCCGCTGCCGGGCGGGCCCGGCGGGCCGGTGGCAGCCCTGGCCCACCGCATCATGCGCGCCCGTCCCCTGACCAATGCGGATTTCGAGCGCTATCTGCTGCTCATCAACGATATTCCCGGCGTTCGCGTCGCTGCCACCGTTTCTGCCTCACCTGGGACGCCGGGCGGTTCGGTCGTCACGCTCAACATCAGCCGGGACAAGGCCGCGGCCGAGGTCGGTTACAACAGCTACCTGCCTTCTTCGCTCGACACGCATGTGATCGGCGGGTCGCTCAGCCTGTATGGCACGGTGGCGGCGCGCGACCGCATCCGGATCGACGGATGGAAGAGCGCGCTTGGCGATGCTCATTGGAGCCTCGGTGGCGAATATGCGACGTTCATCGGTACGGACGGGCTCGCGGTCTCGCTATCCGGCTTCTACTCGAACACCGATCCCGTCGCGCCCCTGCTCGAGCTGCTCGATTATCAGGGCAAGGCAATCAATGTGCGGTTGGCGGCTCGCTATCCGCTGATCCGCTCGCGCGTGCGCAATCTGGATGTCGAGTTCGCCGCGAGCCTCGCGAACAGCGAGTCCGATATCCTCGACGTCGCCGAGATGCGGGATCGGCTGCGGACGGTGTCGCTGGGCGTTTCGTACAGCTTCTCCTCGGGCGACCAGTCCTCCACGGCGATCCGGCTGGGGACCGAGCATGGCCTGCGGGTGCTGGATGCGCGCGGCAACAGCCGGGCCAACGGCGTGCCCGATTACATGGTGCTGACCATGGAGGCGCAGCGGCTCCAGCCGATCGGCCGGGCGCTGGGCGGGCAAGTATCTCTCCTGATGGCTGCGCAGGGACAATATGCGAACCGGGGGCCGCTGCTGAGCGCGGCGGAATGCAGTCTTGGCGGTCGGAGGTTCGGGCGGCGCTTCGATTCCGGCGAGGTGACGGGCGATCATTGCCTGCTTGGCAGCATGGAGTTGCGCTGGAGCCTGCCGGTCCGACTGGGCGGCGACGCCCCGGGCGGGCTGCAGCTTTATGGCTTTCTGGACGGCGGCACGCTGCGGCAGAAGGGGGCGCTGCTGCCTGGAGAACGCCGGCAACGCGGCGCCATGTCCGCTGGTGGCGGCGTCCGGATCGAGACGAGCCGGTACATTTCTGGATCATTCGAAGTGAGCCGCGCGCTCACCGCTCCCACCGGTTCGCCGCTGGAGCGGAGCGTGCGCGCGATGGGAAGCGTCTGGCTTCGGTTCTGA
- a CDS encoding filamentous hemagglutinin N-terminal domain-containing protein: MGGVAMMGKRQGRSSRWYREASILAAIAAAGVLVGPKTALADPRGGAVVAGQASIAGEGSGRLLVTQTTDRAIVNWDSFSIGAGESAIFRQPGARSVIANRVTGADPSQILGSIQADGQVVLINRNGILFGKTSSVDAARARRDNA, translated from the coding sequence ATGGGTGGGGTCGCGATGATGGGCAAGAGGCAGGGCCGCAGCAGCCGCTGGTATCGGGAAGCGAGCATCCTGGCTGCCATCGCGGCGGCAGGCGTGCTGGTCGGGCCGAAGACAGCGCTGGCCGATCCCAGGGGCGGGGCAGTGGTCGCGGGACAGGCGAGCATCGCCGGGGAAGGCAGCGGCCGCCTGCTCGTCACCCAAACGACCGACCGCGCCATCGTGAACTGGGACAGCTTCTCGATCGGTGCTGGCGAGAGCGCCATCTTCCGGCAGCCGGGCGCGCGATCGGTCATCGCCAACCGGGTAACCGGTGCCGATCCCTCGCAGATCCTCGGCTCGATCCAGGCGGACGGGCAGGTCGTGCTCATCAACCGCAACGGCATCCTGTTCGGCAAGACGTCCTCGGTGGATGCGGCCCGGGCTCGTCGCGACAACGCATGA